In Bacillus weihaiensis, the genomic stretch TTCCACTTGCAATGGCTGAGGCTCTTCGTTCAGGAAATATTGGTGTTATGGATTATATGAACATTAAAAATATTTCTGCTGACACTGATATGAGAGATTCAATTGGTAAGTCAAATCAAGACCAAAATGACAATAATGACTATTAAAAGCAGTATAGATGGGTGGCTAAAAATGTACGTCACTTATCCTTTCCTCATAGCAAGGAGGTAAAGATTCATGGAGTTCTATGATTTATTATCTAACCCTCTCGTATGGGGGGTTCTCGTTTGGTTATTTTCAAGGATCTTCTCTTCGAGTAAAGGGGAGGAAAATACAAACCAACCACAAAGACAAAAGGAAAAGCCGGAGCAAAAAAAACCGGAAAGGTCTAACTCAAGACCAATTCCAAAACCAGTTAGGCCAGCTTCCTCTAAGGAGCGAGATACATCCCAGAAACCACAAGAGAAAAAATCTCTTCAAACCGTACAAGAAGTGTATGAAAGTATGAAGAGAAATGGGGAAGAAGCCTTAAAAAATACGGTTCAAGTTCAAGTGCCTATCGAAAAATCTAGAACAAGAGAGGTACGATCAATAAAGGTGGAGCCAAAACCACAAGTAAACCGGAATATAAGCTCCGATCCATTAACGATTGATAAAAACAAGGCAGCTCAAGGCCTTGTTTGGAGCGAAATACTCGGTGCACCAAGAGGAAAAAATCCTCATTTCAATCAAAGAAGAAGACAATTGTAACTTCTAGCATAATCATGTTATAAGACTCACTTTTCTCTCATACATATGAGATGAAAGGGGGTCTTTTTTTTATGGCAAAAAAATGGCGACAGCAGCTGACGAGATGGGTAACGAACACATTTGAATTACCGCCCGATGTCATGATGGATCTTCCTAGAATTACGATGGTTGGACAGTTACATATTTATATAGAAAATCATCGAGGACTCCTCACCTTTACTGATACTGAACTCCGTCTTCTATTAAAGCAGGGTCAATTGTTAATAAAAGGTGAAGCCTTTGTCATAAAAACGATTCTACCGGAAGAAATCCTTCTTGAAGGAAAGATAGTTCAAGTGCTTTATCTAGATGAATTGTCATAAGTTTAGTGAATAAAAGATTGAATCAATACAAGGGAAATCTGTTGCACAAGATCGACATAAAGGTGAAGATCTGTACATAACGTGCGAGATTTCCCTATCTATAAGATTAAATAGTCTTTTAAGTAAAGGTAGGGGGATGAGCATGAAAAATCAATGGACAAGTTTTTTATTTGGAATCGTTAAAGTAAATATAAATGGTAGAGGGACTGAACGATTCCTAAATGATTGTATGAGATCAAATATAACCATTTGGAGCGTTAAGCGTTCTGAAAACACAGGATTAAGCTTTTATATTCGGCTTCAAGATGTACATGCATTGCGAGCAATTGTAAGAAACAGTGAGTGTTCATGTCGATTTCAAAAAAGAATTGGTTTTCCTTTTCTGATTAAAAAATCATGGCGTAATAATGGTTTTGTGTTAGGTGTAATTGGTTTCTTTGCAGTCATTTGTATTTTATCAAATATGATTTGGGGGATTGAAGTAAAGGGGGCATCACCTGAGACAGAGCATTTAATAAAAAAAGAACTATCTAAAATTGGGGTGAAAACGGGAAAATTTCAATTTTTAGTTGATAATCCAGATGATATTCAGAAATCTTTAACAGATACGATTAGTCAAATCACATGGGTTGGAGTAGAGTTGACTGGCACAACCTATCATCTTAAGGTAGTCGAAAAAAATCAACCAGAAGAAGAGGAACTTGTTAGCCCGAGACATATTGTTGCAAATAAAAAAGCAGTTATTAAGAAAATGTTTGTAGAACAAGGACAGCCGTTAACAACATTAAATGAGCATGTTGAAAAGGGGCAAGTTTTAGTTTCAGGGTTAATCGGAAAAGAGGAAGAGCAAAAGGAAGTTGCCGCAAAAGCAGAGATATATGGAGAGACTTGGTATAAATCCACTATTTCTATTCCTTTAAACACGACTTTTCAAGTGCTAACTGGAGATACTAAAGAAAAGTATTTCTTAAGGTTTGGCTCGTTTAACCTTCCGTTATGGGGCTTTGGTGGGAAAGAATTTACAACCTTCGAGACGGAGGATGATGAGCATTCCCTTAAGTTTTTAAACTTTACTTTACCAATTTCTTTTATAAAAGAGACAATTCTTGAGAAAGAAGAGGTAGAGCGCGAATACACATTTAAGCAAGCGAAGGAAGCAGCTTTGGATCGTGGAAAGAAGGAGATTGAGGATCAGCTTGATGAAGATGAGGAAGTAATTGGAGAAAAAGTTTTGCACGAGAAGGAGGAGAATGGTAAAGTAAAATTAACGGTTCTTTATCAAGTGCTAGAAAATATCGTCAAAACTACACCAATTGTTCAGGGAGATTAAAGGATGCCAGAAGAATTAGTGACAATGAATCAACAAGTAGAAAATCCGAATGAAGCAATGGCTTTATTTGGTAATCATGATGTACACTTAAAAAGAATGGAAGAACATTTAAATGTCTCAATCGTTACTAGAGGTGAAGCCGTCTATGTTTCTGGGGAATCAGAACAGGTAAAAATGGTAGACGAGCTTTTAAAATCACTTCTTATGATTATTCGTAAAGGAATAAACATTAGTGAAAGAGATGTTCTGTATGCCATAAATATGGCTAAGGAACAAAGCTTGGATCAGCTTGAACAACTATATGTTCAAGAAATAGCGAAAACGGCAAAAGGCAAATCGATAAGGGTTAAAACATTAGGTCAAAGACACTATATATCAGCTATGCAAAAAAATGATTTAGTGTTCGGCATTGGACCGGCCGGAACAGGTAAGACTTATTTAGCGGTTGTTATGGCCGTTAATGCCTTAAAGGTTGGAACGGTCAAACGAATTATTCTAACAAGACCAGCTGTTGAAGCTGGAGAAAGTCTGGGATTTTTGCCAGGTGATCTTAAAGAAAAGGTAGACCCTTACTTAAGACCTCTCTATGACGCTTTACATGATGTATTGGGAATGGAACACACACAGAGGTTAATTGAAAGAGGGACCATTGAAATTGCTCCTCTAGCGTATATGAGAGGAAGAACATTAGATGATGCGTATGCCATTCTTGATGAAGCTCAGAATACGACACCTGAACAGATGAAAATGTTTTTAACTCGTTTAGGTTTTGGTTCTAAGATGGTTATAACAGGCGACATTACTCAAGTAGATCTACCTAAAGGTGTAAAATCAGGATTATCGGTTGCTAATCATACACTTGATGCTGTTAAAGGTATTTCGTTTATAACGCTAGAACAATCAGATGTTGTAAGGCACCCATTAGTAGCTAAAATTATTCATGCATACGAAAACTCCAAGGATGAAAAGTGACCCGAGACCCGAATTCGGGTCACTTTTCTATTTAAATCCAAATAAACATATCAAAATCCAATACAAAACCTAGAAAGCGATTACCTTTCTAAGGGTCTTTATACTAAATCATGTTTCAGAAAGATTGCTTATACTTAAAAACTTGTTGAACATTTTGAGAATAAAGGAAATAATGAGAGAAGAGTGTAGAATGTTGTTGTTTCCCTCTAATCTTTGATTGATGAGGTAAGGTGGTAAGCTGATGAAAAATAGTAAAAAGAAACAAGCTCCAAAAACTAATAAATTTATTGAAAAATTTAATGAATTTAAGTTTTTACATATTATATTATATGCTATTTTAGGTGTTGTCTTATTTGTAGCGTTATATAGTAACGTTAAACCAGAAACAGTCGACATTGAATTATTTACTGTTTCAGATCAAACGATATATGCCCCAACAACTGTAGAGGACAAAGTTGAGACGGAAATAAAACAACAAGAAGCAAATGATAATGTTGAAGACCAATATACACTCAAGAAAGAAATTACAGATAAACAGGTCGATTTAATATCTTCTATATTTGATACCGTGCTAGAGGTAAAAATAGAGGCTGCTAAATTGGCTACTGATTCGTCAGAAAATGTTCTTTCGCCAGAGGATCAAGTAAAAGAAATTCGCCAAAAATTAACGAGTTCTATAACAGACAAAATCCCTGAAAATACTTTCTTACCGTTAGTTAAAGCAAGTAAAGATGAAGTTGAAATGGCAAAAGATGCTGTAGTAACTGGTGTTAACAATATTATGAGCAAAGAGATTCCTATTGTTCAATTAACGGAAGCTAAAAAGCAAGTAGAAGAAGAACTACAATATTCTTCTCTTAGATCCGAAGTATTGCAAGCCTCACAGGTATTAGCTAAATTTGCTATTACCCCTAACTATGTATTTGACTTAGAAGCAACAGAAGAAAAGCGCCAGCAGGCTATAGACAGCGTTAAAGAAGTACAAATAAAGCAAGGACAAATACTAGTCGAAGAAGATGAACTAATAAACAGAGAAGTGTACCGTAAGCTTGGTTTGGTTGGTCTTTTAGATGATCAGCAATCCTATAAACCTTTTATTGGATTAGGCATACTTATTCTCCTCATTTTAACCGTTGTTATTTATTATTTTGAGAAGAAAGATCGTCCGATTGCAAAGCGTAATAATTCTCTGTTATTATATTGCTTGATTTTCGCTATAACTATCCTATTAATGAAGATCGTAAGTTTATTCCAAAAAATTGATTATAATCATATCGGGTACATTGTTCCAGTGGCAATGGGTGTCATGCTTGTAAAGCTTCTTTTAAATGAGCGACTTGCAATTTTAACGAGTATGATTTTTGCTATATGTGGAAGTATGATCTTTAATGAAGGAATTACGGGAAGCTTTAATTTTCCAGTAGGAATTTATTATTTGTTTGGCTGCCTTGCTGGAGTATTGTTTTTGGGTGAACATAATTTCCGTTCTAAGATCCTGCAGGCCGGGTTATTTGTAGGTGGAATAAATGTAGTTGTATTAATGGCCATTATGCTAATTCGAAATGGTACATACTCAAATGTTGAAATTACCTCTTATTTTGTGATGGCATGCGTTTCAGGTTTAGTTTCTTCCGTTTTAACGATAGGTTTCATGCCGTTTTTTGAGACAGGATTTGGTATTTTGTCTACAATGAAATTAATAGAGCTATCAAACCCGAACCATCCTTTACTTCGGAAAATCCTAACAGAAACACCAGGTACTTATCATCACAGTGTAATGGTAGCGAATTTATCTGAGTCAGCGTGCGAAGCTATAGGTGCTAATGGGTTGCTTGCAAGAGTGGGCGCGTATTATCACGATCTCGGAAAGACAAAGCGCCCGCAATATTTTATTGAAAATCAGATGAATATTGAAAATCCACACAATAAGCTGTCAGCTCAATTGAGTAAAAATATTATTATTGCACACGTAACAGATGGTGTTGAGATGCTTAGAAAGCATAAAATGCCAAAAGAGTTTGTCGACATTGCTGAACAGCATCATGGAACATCACTCTTAAAATATTTTTACCACCAGGCTAAGGAATCTAATGATTCAATCTATGAAGATGAATTTCGTTATCCAGGACCTAAACCACAGACGAAGGAGATTGCCATTATTTCTATTGCGGATAGCGCCGAAGCGGCTGTACGGTCTATGTCTAATCCGACGCCAGAAAAAATAGAAAAACTTGTAAAATCCATCATCTCAGATCGTTTACAGGATCATCAGTTAGATGAATGTGATCTTACACTTAAAGAATTAGATATTATAGCAAAATCATTTTGCGAGTCCTTAAAGGGTATATTCCATTCTAGAATTGAGTACCCAGAGCTAACGAAAAAACAAAAGGGGAGTAAATGATGAGGTTAATCATCGATAGTACTGATGAAACAAAAGAATTAACTCAAGAACAGCTGAACACAATTGAGGGGCTGCTTCATTTTGCAGCTGAAATAGAAAACGTGAAACAAGATGCTGAGCTGTCAATAACATATGTAACTAATGAAAGAATTCAAGAAATAAACCGAGAATATAGAGACAAAGATCAACCAACGGATGTTATTTCATTTGCTCTTGAAGAAATGGGAGAAGGTGAAATGGAAATTATCGGTCTTGATCAACCACCTATGCTAGGAGATATTATTATTTCCATCCCACGTGCTGTGGAACAAGCAGAAGAATACGGTCATTCTTTTATAAGAGAGCTTGGCTTTTTAGCTTGTCATGGTTTTTTACATTTATTAGGATATGACCATATGAATGAGGAAGATGAGCAAATGATGTTCACTAAACAAAAGGAAATTTTAGATCGTTATGGACTTAAAAGATCCTAAATCACCCGAATGGCAGAGGTTTCTAAAAAGCTTCACGTATGCTTGGAATGGAATATATCGTACGTATAGATCTGAACGAAACTTTCAATTTCATGTTTCCATAGGGATGATCGTGATTGTCATGGGATTTATTTTTCATCTAAACATATTTGAATGGGTTGTTTTATTGTTTTTAATTGGTGGCATGTTAGCGTTAGAATTGATGAATACAGCACTAGAACATGTGGTAGATCTGGTGACTGATGAGTACAAGCCATTAGCAAAATCTGCAAAAGATGCATCAGCAGGGGCGGTTTTGGTTTATGCAGTACTTTCCGCTATAATTGGGGTAATTCTATTCTATAACCATTTGTTTCAATAATGGAAAACATTAGCCAGGATTTTAAGGAGTGAGAAATAGAGGTAAAATGGCTCTGTTTTATCTTATCCCATGATTGGGACAAATTCCGAAAATTCTTACATTTTAATGACAATTTTGCAATAATACGTGAAAAGAGTTTAGAAATTATGTAAAATAAAGATATGGTTGGTTACTCGCCAATAACGAAAGGAAGTATCATAGTGAAAATTGAAGAACTCATCGTAGAAGCAAAAGCAGCAAGGGAACTAGCCTATACTCCCTATTCAAAATTTAAAGTAGGTGCGGCCTTATTAACCAAGGATGGCAAGGTATATAGAGGCTGTAACATTGAAAATGCTGCTTATAGCATGTGTAATTGTGCAGAACGTACAGCTTTATTTAAAGCATATTCTGAAGGCGATAAAGACTTTGAAGCAATTGCTGTTGTAGCAGATACTAGTAGACCAGTTCCACCTTGTGGAGCATGTCGTCAAGTGATATCAGAACTTTGCCCGCAAGATATGAAAGTGATACTAACAAACCTAAATGGAGATATACAAGAATTAACAGTTTCTGAACTACTACCAGGAGCGTTTTCACCGGAGGACTTAAATGAATAAACAAGGATATAAATCAGGATTTGTTTCAATTATAGGAAGACCGAATGTAGGAAAATCAACATTTTTAAACCGAGTAATTGGTCAAAAGATTGCAATCATGAGCGATAAGCCACAAACGACCCGTAATAAAATCCAAGGTGTATATACAACAAATGTGTCACAAACAGTTTTTATTGATACACCAGGTATTCATAAACCGAAGCATAAGCTTGGAGATTTCATGATGAAGGTGGCACAAAATACATTGAAAGAAGTGGACCTCATTCTCTTTATGATTAATGCTGAAGAAGGATTTGGTCGCGGTGATGAGTTTATTATCGAGAGGCTTAAGCAAACGAAAACACCTGTTTTTCTAATCATAAATAAACTTGACACAGTTCACCCAGATGAGCTTTTGCCATTAATTCAACAGTATAAAGATATGTACCCTTTCCAAGAAATTATTCCGATTTCAGCGTTACAGGGTAATAATGTTGAGACGTTATTACAACAAATTGAAAATGTATTACCTGAAGGACCTCAGTATTACCCAGAGGATCAAGTAACAGACCATCCTGAGCGATTCATTATTACTGAGCTAATAAGAGAAAAAGTTTTGCATTTAACGAGAGAGGAAATTCCTCACTCGGTAGCGGTTGTGATGGATACGTTAGAACGTCGCGAAAACAACAAATCTATTTATGTTGGGGCAACCATCATTGTAGAACGTGATTCTCAAAAAGGGATTGTGATTGGGAAGCAAGGTAGTATGTTAAAAGAAGTAGGGAAAAGAGCTCGTATTGACATTGAAGCGTTATTAGGATCGAGAGTGTTCTTAGAGCTATGGGTTAAGGTGCAAAAAGATTGGCGTAATAAAGCTTCGCAATTACGAGATTATGGTTTTAGAGAAGACGAATATTAAAAGCTAAGCTAGTCAAGGCACTTAACATTTTGATATAGCTTCAAGACAACCAATTCTATAAATCAACATCTTTTACTGTGTTTTAGAGAAAATAATGCTTATTCATAAAACACATTAACAAATATTGTTTAACATGAAATAGGGATGAAAAGGTCAAGATAAATGTAAAGAAATTGGATATTTGCTTGCTAGGTCTTAACAACTGAAAGGTGGGTTTTAAATGTTGGATTTTACCTGGAAGGTTTTTTCTCAAACAGGTAGCATTGATACGTATCTTCTTTTTAAAGAGTTAGAAAAGGAGAATGATGATGGACCCGATT encodes the following:
- the yqfC gene encoding sporulation protein YqfC yields the protein MAKKWRQQLTRWVTNTFELPPDVMMDLPRITMVGQLHIYIENHRGLLTFTDTELRLLLKQGQLLIKGEAFVIKTILPEEILLEGKIVQVLYLDELS
- a CDS encoding HD family phosphohydrolase, with translation MKNSKKKQAPKTNKFIEKFNEFKFLHIILYAILGVVLFVALYSNVKPETVDIELFTVSDQTIYAPTTVEDKVETEIKQQEANDNVEDQYTLKKEITDKQVDLISSIFDTVLEVKIEAAKLATDSSENVLSPEDQVKEIRQKLTSSITDKIPENTFLPLVKASKDEVEMAKDAVVTGVNNIMSKEIPIVQLTEAKKQVEEELQYSSLRSEVLQASQVLAKFAITPNYVFDLEATEEKRQQAIDSVKEVQIKQGQILVEEDELINREVYRKLGLVGLLDDQQSYKPFIGLGILILLILTVVIYYFEKKDRPIAKRNNSLLLYCLIFAITILLMKIVSLFQKIDYNHIGYIVPVAMGVMLVKLLLNERLAILTSMIFAICGSMIFNEGITGSFNFPVGIYYLFGCLAGVLFLGEHNFRSKILQAGLFVGGINVVVLMAIMLIRNGTYSNVEITSYFVMACVSGLVSSVLTIGFMPFFETGFGILSTMKLIELSNPNHPLLRKILTETPGTYHHSVMVANLSESACEAIGANGLLARVGAYYHDLGKTKRPQYFIENQMNIENPHNKLSAQLSKNIIIAHVTDGVEMLRKHKMPKEFVDIAEQHHGTSLLKYFYHQAKESNDSIYEDEFRYPGPKPQTKEIAIISIADSAEAAVRSMSNPTPEKIEKLVKSIISDRLQDHQLDECDLTLKELDIIAKSFCESLKGIFHSRIEYPELTKKQKGSK
- a CDS encoding PhoH family protein, yielding MPEELVTMNQQVENPNEAMALFGNHDVHLKRMEEHLNVSIVTRGEAVYVSGESEQVKMVDELLKSLLMIIRKGINISERDVLYAINMAKEQSLDQLEQLYVQEIAKTAKGKSIRVKTLGQRHYISAMQKNDLVFGIGPAGTGKTYLAVVMAVNALKVGTVKRIILTRPAVEAGESLGFLPGDLKEKVDPYLRPLYDALHDVLGMEHTQRLIERGTIEIAPLAYMRGRTLDDAYAILDEAQNTTPEQMKMFLTRLGFGSKMVITGDITQVDLPKGVKSGLSVANHTLDAVKGISFITLEQSDVVRHPLVAKIIHAYENSKDEK
- the yqfD gene encoding sporulation protein YqfD produces the protein MKNQWTSFLFGIVKVNINGRGTERFLNDCMRSNITIWSVKRSENTGLSFYIRLQDVHALRAIVRNSECSCRFQKRIGFPFLIKKSWRNNGFVLGVIGFFAVICILSNMIWGIEVKGASPETEHLIKKELSKIGVKTGKFQFLVDNPDDIQKSLTDTISQITWVGVELTGTTYHLKVVEKNQPEEEELVSPRHIVANKKAVIKKMFVEQGQPLTTLNEHVEKGQVLVSGLIGKEEEQKEVAAKAEIYGETWYKSTISIPLNTTFQVLTGDTKEKYFLRFGSFNLPLWGFGGKEFTTFETEDDEHSLKFLNFTLPISFIKETILEKEEVEREYTFKQAKEAALDRGKKEIEDQLDEDEEVIGEKVLHEKEENGKVKLTVLYQVLENIVKTTPIVQGD
- a CDS encoding YqzL family protein translates to MLDFTWKVFSQTGSIDTYLLFKELEKENDDGPDYQEDELAEMDFPIS
- a CDS encoding cytidine deaminase, translated to MKIEELIVEAKAARELAYTPYSKFKVGAALLTKDGKVYRGCNIENAAYSMCNCAERTALFKAYSEGDKDFEAIAVVADTSRPVPPCGACRQVISELCPQDMKVILTNLNGDIQELTVSELLPGAFSPEDLNE
- the ybeY gene encoding rRNA maturation RNase YbeY, with amino-acid sequence MRLIIDSTDETKELTQEQLNTIEGLLHFAAEIENVKQDAELSITYVTNERIQEINREYRDKDQPTDVISFALEEMGEGEMEIIGLDQPPMLGDIIISIPRAVEQAEEYGHSFIRELGFLACHGFLHLLGYDHMNEEDEQMMFTKQKEILDRYGLKRS
- the era gene encoding GTPase Era, with the translated sequence MNKQGYKSGFVSIIGRPNVGKSTFLNRVIGQKIAIMSDKPQTTRNKIQGVYTTNVSQTVFIDTPGIHKPKHKLGDFMMKVAQNTLKEVDLILFMINAEEGFGRGDEFIIERLKQTKTPVFLIINKLDTVHPDELLPLIQQYKDMYPFQEIIPISALQGNNVETLLQQIENVLPEGPQYYPEDQVTDHPERFIITELIREKVLHLTREEIPHSVAVVMDTLERRENNKSIYVGATIIVERDSQKGIVIGKQGSMLKEVGKRARIDIEALLGSRVFLELWVKVQKDWRNKASQLRDYGFREDEY
- a CDS encoding diacylglycerol kinase family protein; this translates as MDLKDPKSPEWQRFLKSFTYAWNGIYRTYRSERNFQFHVSIGMIVIVMGFIFHLNIFEWVVLLFLIGGMLALELMNTALEHVVDLVTDEYKPLAKSAKDASAGAVLVYAVLSAIIGVILFYNHLFQ